A region of the Mytilus galloprovincialis chromosome 1, xbMytGall1.hap1.1, whole genome shotgun sequence genome:
TATCACTAAAATGAGATGAGACTATAACAGATAACAACTTAACTAGACAACAAAGCATAAACCGTAGTTACTGAAAGCATGTTGTACATACTTTATAGATTTTATGCAGCAACTAATTGAGATTAAGACGCGGTGATTAGTAACAACAGTATTCATCATAACTTCTATCCATATAAGCATATTAAGGTTTCATTACTTATCTAAAGTCGTTGGTTCTTTTGTATTAATTTTCAACCTTTCTCCATTTTATGTGAAAcgcatgttttataaaatttgttataTAATGCAGAACTCATACCgttcttatttttatttgaataacttattttaaaagaatgataGAATAATCGGCCAGTTAAAGAAATACTGATATATCATTACATGTTCCTACCTTCAAAGGTGCGTGTACACCAATAGCAGGTAGAATCCTTTGAGCCCATGGACCAACAGTCAATACTAGACTTCGACATTTGTACGACCCTTTAGTTGTCTGTACTGTAATTATGTCCCCTGGTATAATGTTAACCATGGGTTCTCCATCGTGTAATTCTCCACCAAACTTCTGAAACTGGTCCTATCAATGTATAATAACACAGATTGTTAAGATTCGTGATTTGTAAAATCATCTTCTGTCTACAatcttcattgtttttggtttttgtgggggtgttgtttgttttgttttgttttgttttttttttttgggggggggtggCTGTCACAGCGATTATCAACAAACAGAGTTACTATAGTCATTTGTTTCTAAccaatatctttaatttttagattaagaaaataaaaggcaatatttttcaaactaataGATATGTTATTCCATAATGTactataaaaactataaaaagcaTCCAAAAAATACTATACACACTTACTTGAAAAGCTTTGAGTGCTTTGTCTGCTCGAAGTATACCCCCACTGTGATCTAAGACAAATCTAAAGTCGTCAGGAAATGACACCATAGGGTACCGGGCCTTGGCTTGGGCCGCATCTAAAATATCCATCGCCATGTTATGTTTTCTCAGTGACTGGATAGTACcgttaacaaaaatattatctgTTGAGCCCATGGTCAGCATTCCTGTTTGTCTGAAATATTGAAAAAGTGAACAGTGAAGTTacaaaacagtggcggatccagggggggggggggttccgggggtgcgcacccccctttatttttgccgatcaatgcatttgtatcgggacatatgttttgcacccccctctttgccctgggtgccctgggttagcaacccccccccccccctttcgaaaattcctgcatccgcccctgcaaaATATAGTTGTTTTGCCTTATTATGTAATCATTTAATTATACATTCTTGGTAGCCCGACGTTATTCTAGTAAATCATGTCGTTAAAACACACAAAATCAACTTTGTATAAATACTGCCAGAGAATGACCTCCACAAGAATTctattcggagtttagtatgacgtccgttAACACTGAACTagtgtatacatatttgttaaggggccagctgaaggacgcctccaggtgcaggagtttctcgctgcattgaaaacccattggtggcctacggtctgctctatggtcggattgttatctcttttacacattccccatttctattctcaatttcattCAATTTAACTAGACCTTTGGTGGGGTTTGCAAATATAATTGatgaatgttttattttgatatcattACTTAGGGTAAAAGATTAATTTTAAGATTATGATTAATATTATTCGAATCTGTCTATaaactttaaataactttacatcCCATGTCGTTTCATATTTAGTGAAAGCAATATGATTTAAATCTGATCCATCTTGAAGAAAAAAGGATGGCCCGAGAGCGGTGTATTAACTGCTTCTATTGACATTATTTTAGTATAATAAGCaaggggaaataaaaaaaaaagcaaagatAAATTGAGTCTACTGAAAATATCTGTAATACTGAAGAAGGGGGTCCATGTCCAATGCACGCAAAGAAAAACTTAAAATTCAAATAACACATATTATATAGACCCACATTGAAAGGGGGGCATTGAAAACGTTGAATAAACAGCCGTTCTATACATTTCTTTGcacgttttaaaaataaaatatctattgaCCTCAATTTGTGTAagttaaattacctaaatacaGAAGTTTTGCTCTCTCGTTCTAATACTTCCCATAGTTTGAAGGCCTCCTTCATCATAACGGTGTAATGCTCTTTTGGGCCATAAGCCTTTCTTGTAATTCTACTCTGTCCATGGGAACTACCTCTGTTATGTGGAAGAGGAAACTACAAAGATAAAAATGTCCAAGTTAAGTCGGCAATATAAAACACAAAGAAAAGAACTGATTTGGCCTAAGTGATAATCTGATTTAACTGTTCAACTAGATTTGATAATGTTATGTAATATCAGAAGTCCATTAATTTACTAGGGCTTTAGTAATGGACTTCTGGTAGCATCTATGTTAATTGATTAATAGTGCATACCTGCTCTAACTGTAATGTCTTTTGTCCCTGTTTTGCCAGATGGTAGGCCGTGGCTGATCCCTCTATTCCCGCTCCCACAACAATTGTATCATATATCATTTCCTACGTTTGCTGCGAGTATATAATTTCAGATAGGTTAATAACGAGGACACTCAGGTAGTTAAATAACTTTGTTGATATGAATTGGAAAATtatgtgttatttataaatatatacatcaCATGTATGTAAATATACGCTTTGACGAAACGATATAACAAACCTCGATAATGATTTATGATTTACTACTATCAGATCTGCATACATTTGCATTGCAAACATAGTTATGATCAACCTGCTGATTTTAGAAaaattgctaattttagtcagttcaaaattattttaaagtcaTGGAATGGAAATAACTGTAAGTACACAGTTTGTGCAGATTTAGTTAAAATATTATGCTAAAAAAATTACCATCTAGATCATATCCCGATGTCGGTAAAAAGCTCATAAGAGCTTATGTTGTCTCTGTTTGTATACTTTGCCGACTCTACATAAagcttatttaattttaaatgctGATGATAAGTAAATTTCTTTctggacatttttttaaaattaatattatacaAAAGATAAACTCAAGATTGAAGTTCCTCATACAGACAGGCCAACTGTTTATAAGAACACCATAGAAAGACTTTAGTACCTCTTTAAAGCTTTAATTCAATGTCATTTTGACTATGTCTAGTCTACATGCATGGTATAagcaaaaaatatgaagataagttacaatagttatcaaagttacaaGTTTTACGAAACAAATCTGTTAGATTATTGTATACTATGTTATAATTATTGTCCTAGTTGTATGTATACAAATTTTACAAAGGTGACAGACATTTTCATCATCATTTCTCACGAAATAGCGAATTTGACTTCCGAGTTCCACCAGTTTTAAAGAGTTACCAAAAAGATACATTTGATTAAAATGGCCTATAAGATTGGAATATGTTGCCAAATAAtgttgaaacaaaaattaaaaaattaaggaATTAGCGTCAAAAATTACTTGACCAAAAGGTATACTGCGGCTAAATCGTACTTCAaggctttttatgttattaatttttttttttatttatataatttttatataaagtttttgtgtGTTAccattttttgctgtttacatgAAGGGACTCCATCGTGAAACTAGTTAGATGATAAGATATCATCAATCAGTTCACTAATgatgggaacagtatatctatatatgttcCTGACCTGGGACTATCatactagtataatagtcccagttcTGACTAATGGTACTATACACTCATCCGAAATGCCAGTGTTTCAAATATGTGTCTATGTAACGGTTTATTCCGTTTATGTACGACTTACAACTTAATTTAATAAGACAgtaacatttcacaggtaaatactatccagctgttaaacatgcttttgttccaaaatattgttatgctatgatttatcaGGTTTCCATATAATCACcaactacatctctgtccccagacaaaattatttatatagttaaaaatatcatcataatcaaattcttctattactgttaacagtagtaatgcaactatatttctatctataagttttttctaataactattcaacaagttaactacccagatagaatttcacggcaaaggaaaaaataacccagggaaatattttcctccggattaaaaaataacaacaactactgtgacattttcctctccggatcaaatttcacccggatataattttgctttacatctACTGTGTTTTGTAAAACGTATATATGCTTCAAAGtgatatttttattgaatattttattgttattattttttattattagtatTATCTGGGACTTTTATACTTACAGTCCCAGgtattattattgtattattaaaaagaattttaaacCAAAGAAAAGCATTTAACGTTTTACGTATAATATTCATGACAAAAccggtacatttttatatttattctgtaTTTCGTATTTCCGGCAGATTTGATTGGTCAACGCCTACTTTTTCTGTGCgctaaatttgaaaatgtaaacaaagacaaaGGCTTACATCATCGTCAGTCAGTAGAAAGTTGCCCTCTAAATATATTTTGAGCTGTACATGTTGTAGACGATTCTCTTAACAACATCTCAAAGACGTACAGTAACTATTTGGATAATACAGGTTCGAAATTCGCTCGATTGGGTTAACGAAATGGACACAAAAAATACGTCTCCCTTTgactttgatatttttcaaaatgtttcatAATTTCGACCATGGAGCCAGTTCGGTCTTGATTGAATTTCGGCCTTGGTCGTTTCGGCTATGTGCCACGTgtaataaaagtatatatataaatatagttgCAGTCATacctttatttttgtaaaagagaTTTTGTTGTACTCAACTTTTTACCTTTTATAATTAAATTACTTTTAATAATTGTAGTATTTTTCCTCTTCTTCCTTCAAAAGTAAATGAGGAGTTAATTGCAGATAAcacttatcattatttattttaatttgtgtgATAATAATTACACAATGCTTAACTTCTAAAGTGCAATATAGGTTATGTTTCTGAAAAAAATGATAGTAGTGTggcgggattgcttcccttagaaaaacttagtagatacttagtcagccgtaagcggttgagctaaggaagtacttctttagctcagtcggtatacgcgctgccttgtaacacagaggtcccgggttcgagtcccggtggagacaagcaattttgtaatgaaattcgtgctctccggttacattggCGCCCAACGATAATAACCCACGGTTAGAAGAATTACCTAGCcaggttaaaatataaataaaaaaaagatgaaaatatcatcattatagagtataatgactcttgaggtgggggaagtgtggcgggattgcttcccttagaaaaacttagtagatacttagtcagccgtaagcggttgagctaaggaagttcttctttagctcagtcggtatacgcgctgccttgtaacacagaggtcccgggttcaagtcccggtggagacaagcaattttgtaatgaaattcgtgctctccggttacagtagaaaaaaaaaagtttttcggGTCTCACTAATTCGCGACAACAAGCATCAACAAGCAACAAGAAgtgacaacaagaattattttagcgacaagaagactatttagcgacaagaaaacatttttttttattagatataaagaaatttgtatttaatgtttttttttaaatattcgagcagatatgtctaattaaaatgttttattatatagatagacaaagaaatgaaacatttgtgaggaagaaagagattgtgaagtttatattagtatattggtagatgaagaaatttaacatttgtgaagaagaaagagattgagcttcttttttttatttttgaatatgaagaatatgtataagataatgtatgtatctgtttccatcaaagtcaaagtatgaataaacgaatggagatatatatggagcgggcataatggaatataatattttgattcatttgcttAATACTATGCTCTAAGTGTACTCTTGTTATGTCAATTCGATGCTTTATCTATAAAACTCTCAGCCACGCTTTGCCATCTTTATTATTTAAGCGTGTTTCCAGACCCGACGACGAGTACGTGGTTCTACCTTGGggtccatatattttttttattttttttttttaattatttttagtcattatacatgttatatagtaATATGTACATTCCTATctaacataatatttatacattttgtacatggtgGTCCCATTTTGATAAGCAAACATGTggaacatcaaatgagattaacgagTCGCGTGTCCcctgttttattgctacaataacatccaattaacaccttcaactttgtacacgcgtcagactatacaattacacgcgccagaatatacaatcattgtaaataatgaatacctgttgaaaactcaagattgtcattaatttcctttcatcttcaatcaatacgcataaacatgataaatatcgtttaatgaggcaataaacaaataaaaagatgaaaacattcacatttcaattttcttttcctcctgtttgatttcagttttgcaataattaattttaattaaaaaaaaaatgttttcttgtcgctaaatagtttcttgtcgcttgttgtcgttaaataattcttcttgtcgcttgttgacgcttgttgtcgctaaaattcttgctgtcgctaattagtgagaccgagtttttcttttgtttttttaccaTACATATAGGTTGAAACCATAATATGTCATAATGTACGTGTACAGTGTAGGTTTATTAGATGTTTGTCTAACAAATATTGGAATCTGTTCTTTGAAAATAGCCAAGAGTACATATAcagatatcagaagatgtggtatgagtggcaatgagacaactctccatccaagtcacaatttgtaaatgtaaatcatttgattataGGTCAAAGTCTTCAAtacagagctttggctcacaccaaacagcaagctaaagggccccaaaaaattattagtgtacatgtacattgtatgttaGTAAATCTGTCAGGTTAATGGtacatttatttgtacaagtataTGGTTACAAAATGGTTTATGATTTTGTACAGAAGAATTCTTGCCTGAACCCACTGCATGTGCACTTACTGTATTTTTATTGTACCCGACTGATTGGGCAGAGCTGAAAACAAATGGATAAATACAATTTCAtgaatgtacaatgtatataaattaCTACTTAACCATTTGTTTAGTGTCTGATTTCAGGATGAGACAACCTATGTTTATACTGTACCAGACTGATGGGATAGAGctgaatacatacatgtacaatgtatagaAATCCCTAAAATTGAGTACTTCACCCTTTGTTTATTGTCTGTTTTCAGGATGAGACaaccaaatatttatattctaCCAGACTGTGATAGGACTGAGCTGACTACAGATAGCTATGATTCTATATTGAACTATGTAAGGGACGAGACATGTTCAAAAGGTAAATAATATGTAAGGGAAGAGATATGTTCAAAAGGTAAATAATATGTAAGGGAAGAGATATGTTCAAAAGGTAAATAATATGTAAAGGAAGAGACATGTTCTAAAGGTAATATTCTGTATGGGACAAGACATGTTCTAAAGGTAATATTTTGTAAGGGATGAGACATGTTCTTAAGGTAATATTCTGTATGGGACGAGACATGTTCTAAAGGTAAATAATACAATGTATGTAAGGGAAGAGACATGTTCTAAAGGTAATATTATGTAAGGGACAAGACATGTTCTAAAGGTAAATAATATGTAAGGGAAGAGACATGTTCTAAAGGTAATATTTTGTAAGGGATGAGACATGTTCTTAAGGTAATATTCTGTATGGGACGAGACATGTTCTAAAGGTAAATAATACAATGTATGTAAGGGAAGAGACATGTTCTAAAGGTAATATTATGTAAGGGACAAGACATGTTCTAAAGGTAAATAATATGTAAGGGAAGAGACATGTTCTAAAGGTAATATTCTGTATGGGACGAGACATGTTCTAAAGGTAATATTATGTAAGGGACGAGACATGTTCTAAAGACAAATATTCTGTAAGGGAGGAGACATGTTCTAAAGGTAATATTTTGTATGGGACGAGACATGTTCTAAAGGTAATATTCTGTAAATGTGTAAGGGACGAGACTTGTTCTAAAGGTAAATAATATGTAAGGGAAGAGACATGTTCTAAAGGTAATATTCTGTAAGGGAGGAGACATGTTCTAAAGGTAATATTCTGTAAGGGACGAGACATGTTCTAAGATAATATTCTGTATGGGACGAGACATGTTCTAAAGGTAATATTCTGTATGGGACGAGACATGTTCTAAGATAATATTCTGTATGGGACGAGACATGTTCTAAAGGTAATATTCTGTAAGGGACAAGACATGTTGTACAAAATGAATATACTCGGGTAATATTCTGTATGGACAAGGCATGCTTGGAAGGAAAAATACTGTAAAGTAATGATCTGATCATTATTTTGACTGTCTGATCAGAGAACATTTAActgttttttcatttatgtaaatGTTAAgcaatttatcatgtttatgtactTTCTTTAGTTGAAAAACCAGAAacgttatattttattttaatatatagaaATGCTTATAATTCCTAGGGAAATTGGCTATAAAACAGACATCTGCTagattttacaaaatgttaaTATTAGAACATATATATAGAACTGCATGTGCAAttaattttgtataatatatattaccGTACATGAACATCATGTACATGTCTTCTAGAAGGTAAATTCGAACtctttgcaaaaagtaaaataaaactaaCTAAATCACCTGTTATGGCATTGTATGTATTTATTTGGATTACAGAACCTGTGATTATATGCTGTGATACAATAAAAGATGAGCAACATTACACCTTAACAGAGTTTGTAATGACTTTGTGTCGTAAACATGGAATCCTAAAGAATGAAAGAGTAACCTTATTGTCGTCCATGGATCAAATGGTGGCTGTACAGCTTTGTTTGGCAGAGAAAAATAAACAGGTTGAAAAATTATTCAAGACTTAAATATCAcataacattttacaaaaaaagtaaatagtTTATCAATATACAGTACATGTATCAGTAATAAGAAGAAGTTAAGAAGGCCCTACCAGGATATGAATACATGTAGTTTAGGTATAATTAATGTTTAGATCACTTTGGAAATAtgattttacatgtttttctagCTGGAGCACTGTCAATCAACTAAAGCACTGTTTCTACCACATGTATCTCAAATCATTCtaaaaattcaacaacaaaagGGGCATGGTGCCAGTGGAGGGCATGGCACTTTTTATGATAGGATAAGGCAAtgctcatttttttttgtctatgttTCTGTGTGTATCACAAGTTCACAAAtctctttttgtcgagccttcgactttagtcgaaaaagcgagactaagcgatcctacattccgtcgtcgtcggcgtcgtcggcggcgtcaacaaatattcactctgtggttaaagtttttgaaattttaataactttcttaaactatactggatttctaccaaactttgacagaagcttgtttatgatcataagatagtatccagaagtgaattttgtaaaaataaaattccattttttccgtattttactataaatggacttagttttttctgcggggaaacattacattcactctgtggttaaagtttttagaattttaataactttcttaaactctcct
Encoded here:
- the LOC143058929 gene encoding peroxisomal sarcosine oxidase-like encodes the protein MIYDTIVVGAGIEGSATAYHLAKQGQKTLQLEQFPLPHNRGSSHGQSRITRKAYGPKEHYTVMMKEAFKLWEVLERESKTSVFRQTGMLTMGSTDNIFVNGTIQSLRKHNMAMDILDAAQAKARYPMVSFPDDFRFVLDHSGGILRADKALKAFQDQFQKFGGELHDGEPMVNIIPGDIITVQTTKGSYKCRSLVLTVGPWAQRILPAIGVHAPLKPMRINVCYWKERTKGEYGADKFPVFFQIPAIDGYEVYGLPSEEYPGHVKICLHAGPEIDPDNRDAVDDKWVIDKISEYVARHFPNLFPTPSIVETCIYTMLPDEDLILDTHPSWKNIIIGAGFSGHGFKLAPVVGKVLGELAMGKSPSYDLTPCKINRFFPQSKM